A stretch of Anopheles cruzii unplaced genomic scaffold, idAnoCruzAS_RS32_06 scaffold00752_ctg1, whole genome shotgun sequence DNA encodes these proteins:
- the LOC128276221 gene encoding uncharacterized protein LOC128276221, whose amino-acid sequence MSGTAKYPSQPTVQREHKLVMVELDNADKTTILYQFLMNEVVHTSDRIERGTYLFAVYQMTSGHFVNRLPVTGVHLPRFSFAVPNNVFVTCTTQLSKVHSHNWLFVLLTRLADRVEEYPLFGVCNQ is encoded by the exons ATGTCGGGCACTGCTAAGTACCCCAGCCAACCAACTGTACAAAGAG aacacaaGCTTGTCATGGTGGAACTGGACAACGCCGACAAGACGACCATTCTGTACCAGTTTCTGATGAACGAGGTGGTTCACacgagcgatcggatcgaacgtggAACGTACCTTTTCGCAGTTTACCAGATgaccagtggccacttcgtaAACCGCTTACCGGTGACGGGTGTCCATTTGCCTCGTTTCTCATTTGCCGTGCCGAATAACGTTTTCGTAACGTGCACcacgcagctgtcaaaagttcatagtcacaactggttgtttgttcttttaacgcgcctcgcagatcgtgtggaagaatatccactttttggtgtttgtAACCAATAG